In Ignavibacteriales bacterium, a single window of DNA contains:
- a CDS encoding T9SS type A sorting domain-containing protein, protein MKKFVNIFLVILIFYNLASSQWIQTSGPEGGAAFVIYQDGVNLYAGMSAAGVYRSTNNGTTWEQKINGMGYQTVTAINKSGSCILASGTVGVYLSTDDGETWTAATGLPTANGVNSFAVIGSHVFAGTMGKGVYHSTDNGATWMMASSGLPGGGTNTYVGSIVANGTTILVSASDWSSTVTMYRSIDMGTSWSAASTGLPADYSMYYTMFLDGSNIYAGGSYLYKTTNNGDTWTQSENGISNYSGISGIAANGSLVFASANNHLYRSTNGGSSWTPTSGGLPLMNFTCVRIVGSTIYAGTIANGIYKSTDNGVTWNQIINGLKARDMSNFIMDGSTLYANGNSVFKTIDEGSSWNNVRGNLKDSSSMPTLVYVNGSTLFVSDNPATGLERSTDGGATWNQVGDGLSTYGGIQSMVSSGTSLLTAYNGRIYKSTNNGDSWFRTDSALGLFVNFNYVTLIGNTVYAHGMNVYRTTDEGISWIKSDSGMAAYFQVDAIASNGSYLFAGGMFSSTHYRSSNNGDTWQQRTSLPSSGTVTQFLGYGKDIFACSPNNGIFRSTNNGNNWTKISSDLPSTNYRYSFTIHNNWMFAGTSGNGVWKRPLSDIVGVTDIQPDIPVTSSLKQNYPNPFNPTTTISFDIRKNSLVTLKVFNMLGQEVASLFNSEELSAGSYDSEFSADKLASGIYFYRLTVEEKNSDGSRAGSFTEIQKMSLLK, encoded by the coding sequence ATGAAAAAATTTGTTAATATCTTTTTGGTAATCTTAATCTTTTATAATTTGGCATCATCACAGTGGATTCAGACATCAGGTCCGGAAGGTGGTGCCGCTTTTGTAATTTATCAGGATGGAGTGAATCTATATGCAGGGATGTCGGCTGCAGGTGTTTATCGCTCCACAAATAACGGAACCACCTGGGAACAAAAAATTAACGGAATGGGTTATCAGACGGTTACAGCAATTAATAAGAGCGGCTCATGCATTCTCGCTTCAGGTACTGTCGGCGTCTACCTCTCTACTGATGATGGTGAGACATGGACAGCAGCAACCGGTTTACCCACTGCTAACGGTGTTAATAGTTTTGCTGTCATTGGATCGCATGTTTTTGCCGGTACTATGGGAAAAGGTGTCTATCACTCAACCGATAATGGAGCCACATGGATGATGGCAAGCTCAGGATTGCCGGGGGGTGGAACAAATACTTATGTTGGTAGTATCGTCGCGAATGGGACGACCATTCTCGTGAGCGCATCTGATTGGAGCAGCACAGTAACCATGTATCGTTCGATCGATATGGGCACTTCATGGTCTGCTGCCAGCACAGGATTACCCGCCGATTATTCGATGTATTACACAATGTTTCTTGATGGATCGAATATTTATGCAGGCGGATCTTATCTGTATAAAACAACCAATAATGGGGATACGTGGACTCAATCTGAAAATGGAATTTCCAACTACTCCGGCATCAGTGGAATTGCTGCAAACGGTTCATTGGTATTTGCATCAGCTAATAATCATCTCTACCGCAGCACCAATGGTGGATCATCCTGGACACCTACATCGGGAGGATTGCCGTTAATGAACTTTACCTGTGTGAGAATTGTGGGATCCACAATATACGCAGGAACAATCGCTAATGGAATTTACAAATCAACTGACAATGGGGTAACTTGGAATCAAATAATAAACGGATTAAAAGCCAGAGACATGAGCAATTTTATTATGGACGGTTCAACATTGTATGCAAACGGTAATAGCGTTTTTAAAACAATAGATGAAGGCAGCAGTTGGAACAATGTGCGTGGTAATCTGAAAGATTCATCAAGTATGCCAACGCTTGTGTATGTGAATGGTTCCACACTTTTTGTTAGCGACAATCCAGCCACTGGCCTTGAGCGCTCCACCGATGGCGGTGCTACATGGAATCAGGTGGGAGATGGTTTATCGACCTATGGTGGTATACAATCGATGGTTTCAAGTGGTACGAGCTTGCTAACAGCTTACAATGGCAGGATTTACAAGAGTACTAATAATGGCGATTCCTGGTTTCGCACAGATTCTGCACTGGGACTGTTCGTGAACTTTAATTATGTAACACTCATTGGTAATACTGTTTATGCCCACGGAATGAATGTATACCGGACTACCGATGAGGGTATTTCATGGATAAAATCTGATTCAGGAATGGCGGCATATTTTCAGGTAGATGCTATTGCTTCCAACGGATCTTATCTTTTTGCAGGAGGAATGTTTAGTTCCACACATTATCGATCATCGAATAACGGTGATACATGGCAGCAACGAACTTCACTTCCCTCGAGTGGTACTGTGACTCAATTCCTCGGCTACGGTAAAGACATCTTTGCTTGCAGTCCGAATAATGGAATTTTTCGGAGCACAAATAACGGGAATAACTGGACAAAAATTTCTTCAGATCTTCCAAGTACCAACTATCGATATTCATTTACAATCCATAATAACTGGATGTTTGCCGGCACTAGCGGTAATGGTGTATGGAAGCGCCCGTTAAGCGATATAGTTGGGGTTACTGACATTCAGCCAGATATTCCTGTAACATCTTCACTCAAACAAAACTATCCGAACCCTTTTAATCCAACAACAACAATTTCGTTTGATATTCGAAAAAACTCGTTGGTAACATTGAAAGTATTCAACATGCTTGGCCAGGAAGTTGCGTCCCTCTTCAACTCTGAAGAACTTAGCGCAGGTTCTTATGACTCGGAATTTTCAGCCGATAAATTAGCATCAGGAATTTATTTCTATAGATTAACAGTCGAAGAAAAGAATTCCGATGGTTCAAGAGCCGGTTCGTTTACGGAAATCCAGAAAATGTCATTACTGAAATAA
- a CDS encoding Crp/Fnr family transcriptional regulator, which produces MKEKPSICTSCSHRKGSIFCALPQSLLERMEREKITYHYQPGQLIFSEGNPAFMIYHVFSGYVKLSKTGWKGEKLVIRLRGPGDIFGHRAVLSGEPYTADAMALEETTLCAIQKEIFLQAIKESPEFALRVMAKLSSDLRASEEQTMSITHENVRQRVARLLLFLIEDNEESRRNRLIIPNSLSREEMAQMIGTTPESLSRTLHLFTDKKLIVRTRSEIRIIDLEALRSLLPKMDSD; this is translated from the coding sequence ATGAAAGAAAAACCTTCTATATGCACTTCATGCAGTCACCGCAAAGGTAGCATCTTTTGCGCGCTGCCTCAGTCGCTCCTCGAACGAATGGAGAGGGAGAAGATTACGTATCATTATCAACCCGGACAACTTATTTTCTCAGAAGGAAATCCGGCATTTATGATATATCATGTTTTTTCAGGATATGTGAAGTTATCTAAAACCGGGTGGAAGGGAGAGAAATTAGTGATACGCCTTCGTGGACCGGGAGATATTTTCGGCCACCGCGCAGTTTTATCGGGTGAACCGTACACGGCAGATGCTATGGCGCTGGAAGAAACAACCCTGTGTGCAATTCAAAAAGAAATATTTCTTCAGGCGATTAAAGAATCTCCGGAATTCGCGCTTCGTGTTATGGCAAAACTGAGTAGCGACCTGCGTGCGTCCGAGGAGCAAACAATGTCAATCACTCATGAAAATGTTCGCCAAAGAGTTGCACGACTGTTGTTATTTCTTATCGAGGATAATGAGGAAAGCCGCCGGAATCGATTGATTATACCAAATTCATTGTCCAGAGAAGAGATGGCTCAGATGATAGGAACAACACCTGAGTCGTTATCAAGAACACTTCACTTATTTACAGACAAGAAATTAATTGTAAGAACACGGTCTGAAATTAGAATTATTGATCTCGAAGCTTTAAGGTCCCTTCTCCCGAAGATGGATAGTGATTGA
- a CDS encoding DUF559 domain-containing protein, translating into MHNPSYFITDFYCSEHKLVIEIDGKSHDYQKDYDELRTHIINALGINVIRFKSSEIENDLPSVVKRLEDILNIELTL; encoded by the coding sequence ATCCATAATCCATCTTACTTCATAACCGACTTCTATTGCAGCGAACACAAACTTGTAATAGAAATTGATGGTAAGAGTCATGATTACCAAAAAGATTATGATGAACTTCGCACACACATAATTAACGCGCTTGGGATAAACGTAATCAGGTTCAAGAGCAGTGAAATTGAAAATGATTTGCCGAGCGTGGTGAAGAGATTAGAAGATATCCTTAACATTGAACTCACCCTATAA
- a CDS encoding GNAT family N-acetyltransferase, which produces MPKDNFKRMQELAKEFFAMDNDPSQISVNEETIDLLRKIHPNTLSEERNEDGPIAWLLIIPTTEQIMQNFISGELSERGILSETPQNEKYDAIYLCSILILPEFRGKGIAKELIIKAINSIRKNHPIQSLFYWAFSVEGEALAYKIASKLGLPIFKRKI; this is translated from the coding sequence ATGCCCAAAGATAATTTTAAAAGGATGCAAGAGTTAGCGAAAGAATTTTTCGCAATGGATAATGATCCTTCTCAGATATCTGTTAATGAAGAAACGATCGATCTGCTTCGAAAAATTCATCCTAATACATTATCGGAAGAGCGGAATGAAGATGGACCGATCGCATGGTTGTTGATTATTCCAACGACAGAACAAATCATGCAAAATTTTATTTCCGGCGAGCTTAGCGAACGCGGCATTCTTTCGGAAACTCCCCAAAACGAAAAATACGATGCGATTTATCTTTGCTCTATCCTGATTCTGCCTGAATTCAGGGGAAAGGGGATAGCTAAAGAGTTGATAATCAAAGCTATTAATTCAATACGAAAAAATCATCCGATTCAATCACTATTTTATTGGGCATTCAGTGTGGAAGGGGAAGCTTTAGCATATAAAATCGCAAGTAAACTTGGTCTACCTATCTTCAAAAGAAAAATTTAA
- a CDS encoding VCBS repeat-containing protein produces the protein MKYFNFSIMSVIVLLMLINFNQAGAQGASYSNDNLPSYGQLIGFSEITYPPTSARMRIHAIHNGRTQAQPPEPGMSATYSTEVIYTLCYSVDGTTWTTHDVPGTLSFSAQYSSATTDERTFSTEMLSMEVSGSLPGGVMLRESPTLQSTGTTKIKKVTDASFRIGSFFDIFTEISLDGGATWIQSAASSRVKLHNEAPVHLFSSDSYPPEGQFSSAAGSPPVSFSQTIQLGNLLIATNQSSSPLPPLGSSSTQTLSLNFTKISFSFDGGSTTNDYSATCDMQVHLFHVADVGDTRVFDTEMLAMSLSGGTLPGGVMVRESPSKASTGRLRIKPGPNAAAGFMISSFFDVFTEVSLDGGATWTPASEAISLDFSSSPSSVSVTSNTFPPEGMDFTPSSYGVTTFENGVQIRNVALRRIPATTTIPVPPFGARATVSSFFDIFTEVSLDGLIWSPKSNVSSVSLACTNQHDDGGVTYFDTEMLVCDFEAVGGGSAIRLRESPTRASLGRTSLRSMPDGTYQVSSFFDIFTEISLDGGSSWSPATEPMHLELTNATPNPRPVITSISPTSGPVGTIITISGSGFSEVPSENLVSLGDNTPIIKGSALGELRVVLTQPISPLTGGVFPVSVIVGGLSNLPPGPEFKILSNTVSYLPNISDLSIRDIRSGDVDGDGKDDIIMLGAKGNCCRGHVIIMKAYEDGSFENARPFIATVTYGEDEDCDDLATADSDGDGVIDQIGVVTHKSTGERKVYLVGGLERPAGASLRIMNGTFAGGPGLVALQKLSNDDSLDIVYGTPAGGGQPAMLHVVKNFDKPGESVSRGLIVGGEECDDANFNDLDSDGDMDIVAATGSGIYVFQNNQTDFEFSRTQIVDDGKPYSGVAVADLDGDGHADIVALRSDSGIVNVFFGDPLNSGRVIPTAREAGSGMATGRRQHKPVSMADVDGDGRLDIVCAGDLVSRTTVCLLNGLPPGEPIIRFSAISLDDCDDDGRDKLFAVGKFDMDNDCDFAFVSCRSTTISPPFVSSLSPDICPVGSVITIEGDNLQDVSSVQIGDFDAIFIRESPTLLHVTVPVAARTFAAPHILERMTITCPSGVCAVLKPITVSPVLVYAPPQLDQLESQFVRGGDMDGDGKGDIVALSKHTKSGHVTLLKRSDNGSSSRAMVTSFFDGIDDDCDGFAVGDLDGDGLSDVCAALTSRSTGFTNFALLLGDLTRPGMFRESPTKVQKKWMPANFRLRTMASEMKDIDGDGKPDIVFAIQGTTEDTLVVITNPLSETGFSSLKIRHKGWDGTVKGTAMVLVPRSSFFDIFSLSHNSLDVYRYGSGGGGAGGSLSLVSSAVLRESPTRRSLACRDMNGDGLTDAVILDDDSSLVTVCLDNGDGTFRFYHPVDPATGVASSPKRLSLIVTDLDGDGRSDIAIDEPGVHFAPAKSAKTISDFTYQKIEWTVFYNRTNPPDTTVSFERKKLMLIDINVGDFNQVAVCDLDGDGFQDLVVTGASSSVVRPPFIERLSTKRPIRGGPFSLMGKMLSTTTSVDVCNPCTSVSSFAAQSDSELTVVLTPDISGDRYLTVTNPDGSVSLASPLTIITAPDMFVSLPPDSLTIPDSKGGFVKPVKRGKGLYPNWTNLLEEVVVQGGFQPGATESDEGGGLRVGISHIYEASPGKWKPIKDSAKVRAWVVVRGWDPKKNAGKNWGTIQKTLRNKTYLHTGLARGFDSTGTPGSLKRKFMKGELKGLDPKKTPNSLFAELVALKFNIAASQLGKTPLGFGELEYRDDTSIFDGKSILDISEVADSAMTYYSQENPLYNDGSHQGVNPFYEDLYQTVHNINHAFIGPLDTASFETGATLTVNGVVDLATVPFLKFPDGAVALTQLRPTTTETSSDYESASDELDQVDVADMPVAAKIFQNYPNPFNPTTTISFVIRNNSLVTLKVFNMLGQEVASFFNNEELNAGSYDNEFNADKLASGIYFYRLTVEEKNADGTKAGSFTEIHKMSLLK, from the coding sequence ATGAAATACTTTAATTTTTCGATTATGAGTGTTATAGTTTTGTTAATGCTCATAAACTTCAACCAAGCAGGAGCGCAGGGAGCTTCCTACTCAAACGATAATTTGCCGAGTTATGGTCAGTTAATCGGTTTCAGCGAAATTACCTATCCGCCAACATCAGCGCGGATGAGGATACATGCAATTCACAATGGTCGGACGCAAGCCCAGCCACCGGAACCCGGAATGTCGGCTACATATTCTACTGAGGTAATTTATACTTTATGTTACTCGGTAGATGGAACTACGTGGACAACGCATGATGTGCCCGGTACTCTATCATTCAGCGCTCAATATTCATCTGCCACAACTGATGAGCGAACATTCAGCACGGAGATGCTTTCAATGGAAGTCAGTGGCTCATTGCCGGGTGGCGTAATGCTTAGAGAAAGTCCGACGCTTCAATCAACAGGCACTACAAAAATAAAAAAAGTAACCGATGCTTCTTTTAGAATCGGCAGTTTCTTTGATATTTTTACAGAAATTAGTTTGGATGGAGGAGCAACATGGATACAATCCGCAGCTTCATCACGTGTAAAATTGCACAACGAGGCACCTGTACATTTATTCTCGTCTGATAGTTATCCTCCGGAAGGACAATTTTCGTCAGCTGCTGGTAGTCCGCCGGTTTCTTTCTCTCAGACAATTCAATTAGGAAATTTACTTATTGCAACTAACCAATCATCTTCACCGTTACCGCCGCTTGGATCTTCCTCCACTCAAACCCTTAGCTTGAATTTTACAAAGATAAGTTTTTCGTTTGATGGCGGAAGCACGACAAATGATTATTCAGCAACCTGCGATATGCAAGTTCATCTTTTCCATGTTGCTGATGTTGGTGATACGCGCGTCTTCGATACTGAAATGCTCGCTATGAGTCTGTCCGGTGGAACATTGCCCGGAGGGGTCATGGTTCGTGAAAGTCCTTCAAAAGCTTCAACCGGCCGCTTAAGAATAAAGCCAGGACCAAATGCCGCGGCAGGATTCATGATAAGTAGTTTCTTCGATGTATTTACTGAAGTTAGTCTTGATGGCGGAGCAACATGGACACCGGCAAGTGAAGCGATATCATTAGATTTCAGCAGTTCACCATCAAGTGTTTCAGTTACATCGAATACTTTTCCACCCGAGGGAATGGATTTTACTCCGTCAAGTTACGGAGTAACGACATTCGAAAACGGCGTGCAGATCAGAAATGTGGCTTTAAGAAGAATTCCAGCCACCACCACGATACCTGTACCGCCTTTTGGCGCCCGGGCAACTGTAAGTTCATTTTTTGACATTTTTACTGAAGTTTCCCTGGATGGATTAATTTGGAGCCCAAAAAGCAATGTCTCATCTGTCTCTTTGGCTTGCACGAATCAGCATGACGATGGAGGTGTCACCTATTTTGACACGGAAATGTTGGTATGTGATTTTGAAGCTGTAGGAGGCGGATCTGCGATAAGGCTTCGTGAGAGCCCCACGCGCGCATCATTGGGAAGAACTAGTCTGAGGTCGATGCCTGACGGAACATATCAGGTTAGCAGTTTCTTTGATATCTTCACTGAAATAAGCCTGGATGGAGGTTCATCATGGTCTCCGGCCACAGAGCCGATGCACCTCGAGCTAACAAATGCAACCCCTAATCCGCGTCCGGTTATAACTTCGATATCGCCAACTTCAGGACCGGTAGGTACGATAATCACAATTTCAGGTAGCGGATTTTCTGAGGTTCCCTCAGAGAACTTAGTATCTCTCGGCGATAATACTCCGATAATAAAGGGATCAGCTCTTGGTGAGTTGCGAGTTGTTTTAACTCAGCCGATTAGTCCATTAACGGGCGGTGTTTTCCCGGTGAGTGTTATCGTCGGTGGCTTGTCTAATTTACCTCCAGGACCGGAGTTTAAAATACTATCCAACACTGTTTCATATCTGCCGAATATCAGTGATTTATCGATTAGGGATATTAGATCAGGTGATGTGGACGGAGATGGAAAGGATGATATCATCATGCTCGGCGCCAAGGGAAATTGCTGCCGGGGCCACGTTATCATAATGAAAGCATATGAGGATGGAAGCTTTGAGAATGCCAGACCGTTCATTGCGACGGTCACATATGGTGAAGATGAGGACTGCGACGATTTGGCGACGGCTGATTCCGACGGTGATGGCGTCATCGATCAAATAGGAGTGGTAACTCACAAATCCACCGGTGAACGAAAAGTTTATCTCGTCGGTGGTTTGGAACGTCCCGCGGGGGCGTCATTAAGAATAATGAATGGTACATTTGCAGGGGGACCCGGATTGGTTGCATTGCAGAAGCTCTCCAATGATGACTCGTTAGATATTGTGTATGGCACACCGGCAGGTGGTGGTCAACCGGCGATGTTGCATGTGGTGAAAAATTTTGATAAACCCGGTGAGTCGGTTTCCAGAGGGTTGATCGTCGGAGGCGAAGAATGCGATGACGCTAATTTTAATGATCTGGATAGCGATGGAGACATGGATATCGTTGCTGCAACAGGCAGCGGGATCTATGTTTTCCAAAATAATCAGACAGATTTTGAATTTTCACGGACGCAGATTGTTGATGATGGTAAACCGTACTCCGGTGTTGCTGTCGCTGATCTTGATGGTGATGGACACGCCGATATTGTGGCGTTACGGAGTGATTCCGGTATTGTGAATGTCTTCTTCGGTGATCCACTTAACAGTGGCAGAGTTATTCCAACTGCCAGGGAAGCTGGATCAGGGATGGCAACCGGAAGGCGGCAACATAAACCAGTTAGTATGGCTGATGTAGATGGTGATGGCAGATTGGATATTGTTTGTGCCGGAGATCTTGTCTCAAGAACGACAGTATGTTTATTGAATGGATTACCTCCGGGAGAACCAATTATCAGGTTTAGTGCGATAAGTTTGGATGATTGTGATGACGATGGAAGAGATAAATTATTCGCAGTCGGTAAATTCGATATGGATAATGATTGTGATTTCGCTTTTGTAAGTTGCCGCTCCACTACAATTAGTCCGCCATTCGTTTCAAGTTTGTCGCCGGATATATGTCCGGTGGGATCAGTAATCACGATTGAAGGAGATAATTTACAAGATGTGTCTTCGGTTCAGATCGGAGATTTCGACGCAATTTTCATTCGTGAAAGTCCGACATTATTGCATGTTACGGTTCCGGTCGCCGCACGAACATTTGCAGCGCCCCACATTCTTGAAAGAATGACAATCACTTGTCCATCAGGTGTTTGCGCTGTGCTCAAACCGATCACGGTATCACCGGTACTCGTTTACGCACCACCGCAACTTGATCAGTTAGAAAGTCAATTTGTACGCGGCGGCGATATGGATGGAGACGGCAAGGGAGATATAGTTGCCTTGAGTAAACATACAAAAAGCGGACACGTTACACTTTTAAAAAGATCTGATAACGGTAGTTCTTCAAGAGCTATGGTTACCTCTTTCTTTGATGGAATAGATGATGATTGCGATGGCTTTGCTGTTGGTGACCTTGATGGAGATGGGCTTTCGGATGTTTGTGCTGCCCTAACTTCCAGAAGTACAGGCTTCACGAATTTTGCACTTTTACTTGGTGATCTAACACGACCAGGGATGTTCCGGGAGAGTCCTACAAAAGTCCAGAAAAAATGGATGCCGGCTAACTTCCGTCTTCGTACCATGGCATCTGAGATGAAAGATATTGATGGCGACGGTAAGCCTGACATCGTGTTTGCGATACAGGGTACAACAGAGGACACTCTTGTGGTAATAACGAATCCGTTATCTGAAACAGGTTTCTCGAGTTTGAAAATAAGACATAAAGGATGGGATGGTACTGTAAAAGGAACGGCAATGGTTCTTGTTCCTAGATCTTCATTCTTCGATATTTTCTCTCTATCTCATAATAGTTTAGATGTTTATCGTTATGGAAGCGGCGGCGGCGGTGCCGGTGGTTCACTATCTTTAGTCAGCAGTGCAGTCCTGCGTGAATCACCAACACGGCGATCACTTGCATGCCGCGATATGAATGGTGACGGATTAACAGATGCAGTTATTTTGGATGATGATTCCAGTCTTGTAACAGTTTGTTTAGATAATGGCGATGGAACTTTTAGATTCTATCACCCTGTTGATCCTGCAACTGGTGTGGCATCATCTCCAAAGCGATTGAGTCTTATAGTCACCGACTTAGACGGAGATGGCAGAAGTGATATCGCTATTGATGAGCCGGGTGTTCACTTTGCACCAGCTAAATCAGCAAAAACTATATCAGATTTTACTTACCAAAAAATTGAATGGACTGTTTTTTATAACAGAACAAATCCACCTGATACAACAGTAAGTTTTGAAAGAAAAAAGCTGATGCTGATTGATATCAATGTAGGCGACTTCAACCAAGTTGCAGTTTGTGATCTCGATGGTGATGGTTTCCAAGATCTCGTAGTTACAGGAGCCTCATCGTCCGTTGTGAGACCTCCATTTATTGAACGTTTATCAACGAAGCGTCCGATTCGGGGTGGACCATTCTCCCTAATGGGAAAAATGTTAAGCACGACGACCTCAGTTGATGTTTGCAATCCATGTACTTCAGTATCAAGTTTTGCAGCCCAGTCTGATAGTGAGTTAACTGTAGTTCTCACACCGGATATTTCCGGAGATAGATATTTAACTGTAACAAATCCTGATGGGTCTGTAAGTTTAGCAAGTCCCTTAACGATAATAACAGCACCGGATATGTTCGTTTCTCTCCCTCCAGATTCACTTACAATCCCCGACTCAAAAGGTGGTTTTGTAAAACCTGTTAAACGAGGTAAAGGATTATATCCGAACTGGACAAATCTGTTAGAAGAAGTTGTGGTTCAGGGTGGATTCCAACCTGGTGCAACTGAAAGTGATGAAGGTGGTGGATTAAGGGTTGGTATCTCGCATATTTATGAAGCATCACCGGGGAAATGGAAACCAATAAAAGATTCCGCCAAAGTTAGGGCCTGGGTTGTAGTACGCGGATGGGATCCGAAGAAGAACGCAGGAAAAAACTGGGGTACAATTCAAAAAACATTACGCAATAAAACTTACTTGCACACTGGTTTGGCAAGGGGATTTGATTCCACGGGTACACCCGGAAGTCTAAAGCGTAAATTCATGAAAGGTGAATTGAAAGGTTTAGATCCGAAGAAAACACCTAACAGTTTATTTGCCGAACTTGTTGCTTTAAAGTTTAACATTGCTGCCAGTCAATTAGGTAAAACACCTCTAGGATTCGGTGAATTGGAATATAGAGACGATACAAGCATCTTCGATGGTAAATCGATTCTCGATATCTCCGAGGTTGCCGATAGCGCAATGACATATTATTCGCAGGAGAACCCGCTGTATAATGACGGCAGTCATCAAGGTGTGAATCCATTCTATGAAGATCTGTATCAAACTGTTCATAACATTAACCATGCTTTCATTGGTCCGTTGGACACAGCATCTTTTGAAACTGGTGCAACTCTGACAGTCAACGGAGTGGTTGATCTTGCTACAGTCCCATTCTTAAAATTCCCGGATGGTGCTGTGGCATTAACACAGCTAAGACCAACCACGACAGAAACATCTTCTGATTATGAATCTGCTTCAGATGAGCTTGATCAGGTTGATGTAGCAGACATGCCTGTTGCGGCAAAAATATTCCAGAACTATCCGAATCCGTTCAATCCGACGACAACAATTTCGTTTGTTATTCGAAACAACTCGTTGGTAACATTGAAAGTATTCAACATGCTCGGTCAGGAAGTTGCTTCATTCTTCAATAACGAAGAACTGAATGCCGGTTCATATGATAATGAATTCAATGCTGATAAGCTGGCATCAGGTATTTATTTCTATCGATTAACAGTCGAAGAGAAAAATGCTGATGGGACAAAAGCCGGTTCGTTCACGGAAATCCATAAAATGTCTTTATTAAAGTAA
- a CDS encoding DUF559 domain-containing protein produces the protein MKKIIYKKATETCRELRKRLTPPEEKLWNVLRNRKFFGKKFLRQHPLFF, from the coding sequence ATGAAAAAAATCATTTATAAGAAAGCTACTGAGACGTGCAGGGAACTTCGTAAACGTTTAACACCACCGGAGGAGAAACTTTGGAATGTTTTACGTAACCGTAAGTTCTTTGGAAAGAAATTTCTCCGCCAGCACCCGCTATTTTTTTAA